TGGTGCATGGATTTCTGGTTGCTCTGAAAGAGCTCTTTCCTGAAGATAGAATTAAACCCAAAAGTCATTACTTATTGCATTACCCTCGttcaatattgaaatatggACCTCTTGTTCACTGCTGGACAATGAGGTTTGAAGCTAAACAtgcatatttcaaagaaattgcCAATAGGCAGAAAAACAGGCGGAATTTGTGTAAGACATTGGCAAGGCGTCATCAATTACTTATGTGCTATTATGGAGCTGGTCAGAATTTTTTGGATGACAAAATGACATCCAACTCAGGAGGGGACATTCAAAAGTTACATCAGTTTTGTGATGGGATTCAGAGAGCTTTGAAAAGTCAATTTCCAAGCATTGAAGAAGTGCATACATTAGCTTTTGTTGAATTACACAGTTCATTGTATGCAAAAGGTTGTTGCATGGTTCTAGAGGCAAGAGAAAATAGGTTGCATGAATTTGGCAAAATAGATGCAATCTTTATCAAAGGTGGTaaagtgtattttgttttgatggttTTGCGCACTATTGGTTACAGTCAACATTTCCATAGCTATGTATtgtgttttcaacaaaaatggGTCATATTTGCTTATGAAGATTTTGCTTGTCATTTACCCTTATCAATTTACACAAATCAAAATCAGAGAATGGTAACACTTAAGTACTTTGTTTAGAGAAACATTAATACTTAAAATAGAGCATCTCATTCCTTATCATTGTTACTTTTGAACTTCAAAGGTTAGGAGAAACAACTTTTtagtttctatatatttgtgtcTTCAGTGAAGCACTTAAACGGTACCATGTAACTTATGGATCCAGAAAAAGGGTTTTCTTatgtagtgcaagtgatgtagAACCAGAAATCAAATCTCAGTTTGGGATAAAGAAATTTCGGCTTCAGGTCTTTGATAAAGACTTTGACGACTGGGTGGACATTGACGGTGATATAGAAGAAGAGCAGATGGAAGATAAAGCAGTTAAACTGAATGTGATTGGTGAAAGAGATGAAGGTAAGTATAAATGCTTCTTGTACACGATTGCAAAAAGATTGTTGTCCAGAAAAATTTGCCTATCAGCAGCATGTTTATTACCATTTCATGAAGGAGCCTTATTGGCATAATATGATGTGTGAACCCCATTTGGAACTTATTGGTACTTGGGTAGTTCCAAGGATAATATATGCACATAAAACATtcttgtatgaatgtatgtacatTGTCATAACCTCTCCTCATGGCTTTCCCCCTACAGTAGTGGAAAGTTTTGGGATATTTGACAGGAGGAAGTCACTATagtattcatatttgaaatttcagGGAAGCTTTAAGATAAGAAATTATCACAGTCTGAAGGTATTCTGCAAGGGACAAATTGGTATGCCAAAGTTGAATACTACTTCAAATTTTCATTGTAACAGTTTACACTTTGCAATATCAATCAAAAAGCATTACTGTCTAATGAAAGTGCTAATCAATATCAAATTGGTTAGCAGTTGAAGATTTAATAGTAAGTAGCAAATTGCAATGCAAATccagttattttgtttcttgtacttATGAGCAACACATATTTAATCTTTACATCCTGGGGTTTtgcaaattagaaaaataatttataatacatattttggaCACTCCTTTCCTTTGTCAGTTGCATGCCTCAGTGCCAGTTCATTTACAAGCTCTTCAAGTTCAGATGACACCATTATATTGGCTGGAAATGAAAGAGATGTACCTTGTACCAGTGATGTTTCAGACAGGTAAGACATGTAACATTTCATGTTTGAATTATTATCCTACCTTGACAGAAGCAAAAAAGAGCTTATTTAAGGGAATAAGCAGTTGCCCCAAACTAATTTGCAATATCAGCTAAACCTTGCAAATTTCTGGTGCTGAccttacaattatattttatggcattttagaacataaatattgcatataaaAGACAAATCTAAGAGTTATGGTGCATGAATTCAACAATTCAGTAACAAAAACATTGTCACATGAGTAGGAAGAGCCATAATAGAAAtattatactacagtatactaaTTCAAATCAGGGTgactgcattttctctttaagctatcactacaatatattagggtatggggggtggggggttggtggAACTTGGTTGGTTAACAGTAAGTCCCACACATTCCCTAAAGAAGTTCAGTACAAAGCCCCTTATTTGAAGAGGCCATTTAATATGAAGTCACATTTTGCTAAGTACTGACATGCATGTTCAACAACTTACAGCTGAAGTAGTGAAAATCAAGCTGTTCAACCTGTGTCAAAGTATAATCTGTATTGTTCATGTAAAATTTGTTTAGGGTCACTTTATTGAAAGTGCTAATTCTATACATTTTgctaataaagttttgtttaccCTTTTTGCATGCTTGATAGTTTTCATGAAGAAGAAAAGTTCTTGCCATGGCCAAACAAGTTTGAGCTGCATCAAGATGATGTTAGGAGAGACATCTTGGTAGAACTATTAAAAGGGGGACCTGTCAGCAACAGAATTAAATCTGCTGTAATCCAAGCTACATTTgacaaaatgtgtttgtttactGTGTAAGTACCTTTCcctatttgaatattaatattttgtcttttcaatCACTAATGCTAAACCAGTGTAAATTTTTGCCTTCAAATGTCATACGCATGCATAATGCACAAGTCTTTGGAATCTTGACTTTTCAACATCTCAGAATTACTAGCTTTGAAATATGTCAATGTGTAAGTATGCCATCTTTGAAATTGTGGTGTTATTTAACCtggaacaataacacctttgGAAGCCTGTATTTTCGCATTTGATTTTTTGCATATAAAGACGTCATGTGTCAATAACCTACAGATTTTAATATTGTGGAACCTTGGAATGATGTGGTTACAACTTTGTTAAAGTTCTGTtgatattttaacttcagatgGGGATATCCACATTACCAAAACAAACAAGCTCAGACAGCGACctcaaatataaaatcatagccTTTTAGCTGACTCAGCCTGTCTGGGGGGAATGGGGGTGCTAGGTAAGGTACTTAGTACAAGCAGGACTTGATGGTTAGTGGGTAAATGGGTGAACTTTTCACTGTTATTATTAAGTTGCAAAATAAgttgttgatattattttaaaaatgtaatttttggtgtttgtgtgtgtaaggtTTATTTCAATCCCAGATCAACATCAGACTAAAACAAGGAATTAAGAATTacatagtaaaaacaaaacaatttagaCAATATATCTTCAAGAATGATACAAGAGACCACTATAGAGATGGTCCGCAGTATCCCGTAACATAAGAAATTTCTATTATGGGAGATCATTGGGCCTGTATGAGTCTCACCCAACCAAGCCCTGTCCTGCTGATATGAAGGTTAAAAACTGGAGCTTTTGGAGCCCCAGACAGTACCATCTTTTCCTTTCACTCCACATTTTAAAAAGGCTCCCCCAATATACTAAATCCCCCCCAAAAGAGTTGGTTAAGTGGgtaattgcccccccccctcctaaatTTTACAGCTGGCACTAACCCTGTATGTGAATCAACTATAAAGTGATATTCTTTTTTGTAGGTATCCTACTACAGATCAATACAATACAGCAGCTAAAGCAGTCATAAAGTCCTTTCCAAACTTGGcaatcaaattaccattctgtGAGCCTTATGTAAGTATATGATTAAGCTCTTCATTTATTATCTAGAAGGTGGgcgtatatgtacatataaaaagCACCTGACTAGATTGTGTAATTTCGACTACTTTGTACAAAACTACCACTACTAATGGTATCAGTCAAATTGGTGCTTTTCAGGTAGACAGGAGactattttcactgtatttGCTTAATTGTCAAAAGCCATTTTTATATCCAGTAGCTGGTGCTAGTGAAGAACTATGTACAGCTGGATCTTTTTAATAAAGACATCAAATGATGGGGCATTCAAAACTAGATTGTTTCTCCTGCCATTTCAAGGGCAAAATCTTACATCCACTATAGATTAATTTTGCTGTTGGTTTGTAAAAGTACTTTTCAGTTTGAGGGAACTTAACTGGGTGGATGCAAGGGTTGAACTGCTGCAGcacagggtgggtgggggagggggggatattGTAGTCTGGGGTCTTGTATACATGCAGATGTTTGCACATTAGCCCCCTCCtgtgacatatatgtatacatacatattcatataatttactGGCCTACCTGAGAAGATGCATGAACCAGTACACATTGTGCATGCATCTGACATGAATGTCCAGATGTGCATGCTTGTAAGATCAAGGTGTCTACTCTTTAAAATGGGTGAGGTGACATGATGAAACATGTGCATAAATTACATTGTGAGGTTGCCGAGTTTTATACCTAACAATAGTGTTgaagtttaatttgaattgTTCAGCTGTTTTTAAGACCttgtaacaaaattacaatatacTTTGTGTTCAAGTGTTCATCACAATTTCATAGCTCTTTAAATTACAAGTCCAGACTGAAGAAAGGTATTTTAACAGAATATGTAACATTGATATCAGATTATCTCATCATACTGCAGCTTCCATTCATTTTTGCATCTTGGTTTTGTAGgatgcattgaaaaatgcacTCAAAGATAAGTTCAGAAATGAGAGGAGACACATGACGAGGGATGTAGTTgtgaagaagaggaagacatCTACACATGCAACAACTGACGAGGGAGAACGAAAAGACGGAGCTGATTGGACTCTACCTGAGGGTGAAACAGAGGAGACTATCAAACTGCACATTAAGGAACTACAAAAGGaatcaacaaagaaaaaacaagacaagaacAAAATTAAGTCATTAATGGCACTGACATTTGGAGAGAGAAGGAGACTTGTACTTGAGGAGAAACCACCAATAGCAGAAATCAGAGGCAAATTTCCTACTCTATTTTGTGCAGAACAGgtaatttcaaacatatgattccTAATTATTAAGACTTATGATTATAATGTTCTACACTGGAAATTGTTGGTTTGACGAAATCATAAGCCAATGTTAAGGCTTGTGTATGTAAGGGTGAATGAACTTGTGTTCATGCTGCATAGCTTGCTCTCAGGATTTCTCAGGAAGGGAAGCTTCCTTGAATCATAGCTGATATTCATGAAACACAGTGCAAATAAGTGTTAAAATTGTCAGTTACTGGCTTCTTAAAAATCCCTTAGAATGTTGATTGCATTTGGTTAGTAGATGATTCCTACCTTTTTTAGTTCAAGAATCATTTGAGGTAGACAAAGTTCAAGGAAAAGGGTCATGAGTGCATTTTGCCACAAATTAACCTGCCAAGTGAGCTTATCATAGCTGTTTTATTTACCATGGAAGAAACACATTGTTAGCTTTGACAGGGACTTTCAAAAAGTAGGTGAATCTAAATACCATGGATGATATGTaagagtatttgaatgtttagaATTTCTACTAAAATAGAGGTTTGACTGAAGAAAATCATGAATAACTGCCAAAACAAGATTCTTTTACTGACTTAATGATCTAACACGAATACTTGGCTGAAAGTTCCTGTTTgaaagttatttattaatacaatGTCATTATCATCCTTTTTATTACCTTAATTCATAGATCATAGAAGATTTTTCAGCCATCATCAGTTGGGATGCAGTGTCGGAGATGTTCTACAAAAATCTTGATGACATTGCAGCAAAGATCATCACCTACAACACAAATCACTCAAAGGGCACTCTTCGATTCCTTGTTGAATACAACAACTTTATTCAGCAATTGAcagaaaaagacaaaaggggTAAGTTAACATCTCAAAGTGCTGAGTTAAttaccaaaaataataaaaaagtttacTATTATGTAGACTAGGAGATATGTCTTAACAGTTTCAGTTGAGACAAGCATTTTGTCAGcttcttaaaatataaattagttAAACTGATGGCAGatgtttgaaaacttaaaaaaaaatccaaggtCTTTCAagataatgaagaaaaatgtgGCCAATCCTGTTtcatatatacaggataatctGAGCAAGGAGACAAGTTGTGACCATATGAGGCAAAGTAGCAACAGTGTCGTCATTGGATGAATTAGATGGTTTACTGAATCctgcaataaaacattaattaaggAACACTTCAATGTAGTTATTTTTAAGAGTGCAGAGATAAAACTGCATTGATACACTACATCAACTTACTAAATCATTATGTTATTTTCAGGAAATCAGCATGAAATTTTTTACTGCTgtgttacattttacattcatttacactGAATGAAGACAATAACTTCAGTGTTTATTTCTGCTACAGATGCTACATGGACTGCAGCTCTCTGGATACTACCTGGCTTCCTGAAAGAAGATCGCAACTTTCTGTTTataaacagtgatgatgatgtaagCTTCC
This window of the Apostichopus japonicus isolate 1M-3 chromosome 9, ASM3797524v1, whole genome shotgun sequence genome carries:
- the LOC139973680 gene encoding sterile alpha motif domain-containing protein 3-like encodes the protein MSQVEALKRYHVTYGSRKRVFLCSASDVEPEIKSQFGIKKFRLQVFDKDFDDWVDIDGDIEEEQMEDKAVKLNVIGERDEVACLSASSFTSSSSSDDTIILAGNERDVPCTSDVSDSFHEEEKFLPWPNKFELHQDDVRRDILVELLKGGPVSNRIKSAVIQATFDKMCLFTVYPTTDQYNTAAKAVIKSFPNLAIKLPFCEPYDALKNALKDKFRNERRHMTRDVVVKKRKTSTHATTDEGERKDGADWTLPEGETEETIKLHIKELQKESTKKKQDKNKIKSLMALTFGERRRLVLEEKPPIAEIRGKFPTLFCAEQIIEDFSAIISWDAVSEMFYKNLDDIAAKIITYNTNHSKGTLRFLVEYNNFIQQLTEKDKRDATWTAALWILPGFLKEDRNFLFINSDDDVSSDVEISTPVITYTGDPLDPSNITIIAENEKCSTAASFPEAVLILLATYYVFNIQYNGKVKGTLTFLQNVLLQCKDKGKLPQKIISLIAKLQA